The DNA region TGCACTTTTCCTCCCAGCCATTCGCCTTGAACACTTCATCCACCTGATGCTCTCGATTCCCCTTACCCGCTCTTCGTAACGAAAGAAGGTAATTTTACCCTTTTGGTGGATAGATTCGTCACTGACCACATCGAGGATCAGGTAGCCTCTAAATTGTTTAACCCTCTTCAGAAAATGCACATGCCCGACGCCGAAAATATCGAATGTGCCATAGGTAAGGACTTTTTCGAGCAATTGCATCACCCTTTCGATGGCGTTTGCATCCTGGTGGTGCACTACGTACCGTGTCAGTGTTCAATGCTTGACGTCCAGAGTAAGCAGTGCGTTTTGAGGACGTTTCTGGTCTATATACTTCGGTCCTACGTCCCAAACGTCGTACAGCTCAAGGATCCATCCTCGCTACTCGAAGTACTCCTTCCTGTCCACCGGCACGAAGACCGCTAGTCGATTCAAAAGGAGCCAGTCAAAATAGGGCGAGGAGTAATGGATGAGCAAAAGGTCGAACCCGTTCAGAAGCTTTTAGAAACTCGGCTTTCTCTCGCTCAGGAGATTTGAATCGATGATTCGTATGTGCTCGGTCTCGGACTGCTTCAGCTTTTCTTTGAAAAACCGTTCTTCCAGGGGGTGGAACTCATGAACAGGAATATGCAGTTTTTCTCCAGAAAGATGCAGAACCGTCCCATGTCGAAGGTTTTTGCACCCTCCTGTCCATTAAGCCGCCCTTTTGGTGGCTTTTGGATTCGCGTAGCCTCCCCTCATTCACTCTCTCTAAAAGCGCAAGGAGGTTCGACCACGAGTACTCGTGGACCACTGCAAAGGTGATGAGCTGGTGGTCCAGAGTAAAGGATTTGGCATAGAGTATGGATTACCAGCCGTATTCGGCTCTTTAAGAGTGACATGGGTGATTTTTCGAAAAATCGTTTTCAGACAATTATGTTCCCGTATTGATATCGTGGGTTTGGATTTCATCCGGGTGTACGTCTGAGGGCCAGTGTCACTTCGGCGTACACCATGGAAGCGCTTTGCTTCGCAACGAATTTCCCCGGTCCTTTCTTTAAAGCCGGTCCCTGCGGTGGTTTTTGATTGGTGGTCGGCTGTCTTCTGGGGGCTTTTTCTGCCAGGACTTTTCAAGGTAATGGGCAGGAACGGCAAAAAAGCCAATGATGGATCCATAGGTGACCAGGGTGACCATGACCACTCTCAAGACGTCATCCTGGACTTTCCACTGTCCGGTTTGCTTGAGACGTTTTTGGCCTCTCCCTCTTTCTCCTTCATGGGGACGTTCGCCGTAAAGGGAATGGGAGTTGTTCGGTGAAAGAACGTATCGTTGAGGACGAGTTTCTCCTCCAAAGGGATTAGAAAGCCAGCGGGGTACAGGGCTAAGGACCAGGTAATAAAAGCCAACAGCAAGGAGGAGGACCATCAGTCCCATCTGAAGTGGTTTTGCAATCCTCCGGGGAATACGCACGGTGCCTTTGAGGAAACTCCAAAATAAGCTCCAGCGGAATCCGAGATGCACTCCAAAGAGGATCAGAGAAACACCCGAGGAAAAGATGTGGAGCTCCTTCAAAAGATTATTTCGGTATCCGGAGAAAAGGACCCGGGCTGTCAAAACACCGCTCGGCGAGGCCATCACAAAAAATGCTGAAAAAAGGAGGTCAGAGAGGTACAGGTATCGGGTTTTCGCTGGCAGTGCTCTTTGCCAGAGTCGCACCGTGACCCCAGCAAGCCATTTCCAGTTCAAAAGGAGGTGAAAGCCGAAAAGCCCCAGGACCAAAAGTCCAGTAACCTCATGAAACCCAAGACTTAAAGCTTTGCTCCATAGAATAAGGGGAAAAGGCAAAGGGTCACGAGGTCAACGAGAATTTTATCCACCATTTTGCGATGCATCGCTATCACTCCTTTTTCGTATCTCTCTGGGAATGTCCCCGGATGGGGATTTTGTACCTTCATCGTACAAGGTAACCTTGAACTTTTGGTGGAGGATTTTTTGCGAATCTGTGAAAAAGGTTCCAAAGCGAAATTGTGGGGTTAAAGATGGGCGTCCTGCGGGGGGTGAATGATTTGAGCTTTTTGGTTGTATGCGTGCTCGTTACGAATGGCTAACCCTTATCCGGTGGTTTTTCGCTTCCACACCTCAGGTGTTACAGAGGTAAAATCCCCTCCCAAATCGACCTTCGCAGAGGACCACCATCGGGTTGGGAGATGCTTTCTTCACCCTGATGAGTAGGAGATTCACCGGCATGGTGATCGCTTCAGGTTCGGGGCCGAATCGACCTGCAGAGTAGGGACGTGAAGTGGATGCTCTAACATTCCGCGATTTCAGCTCTTTGGGTCCTCGCGGCTGGTTAAAAATCCAAAAAAGGGGTACCATATATTTATGCACCGTCAATCGGTCGCTGCATGGGGTGGGAGGTTCTGGTTGTCCTTACTCCCTGGTTCCCCAATAAGCCTAAAAATACGTAACGGCAGCGCTAAATGCGAACCGGATGAGCGTCGGGCATAGACGTAGTTCTTTATCAGATAAGTGGTGGAGGGACAAGGGGACCATCGTGAATTCAGCCCAAAATCCCTTTGTTCCCTGTTGGGACACAGGAGCCGTATTTGTGTTTTTGAGCGATTGGGTTTCGCCGAACGAGTATGGCGTTACGGTTTACCCCATCTGAAGATGTAAAGATTGGTGGATATAATCCCTGTCGCACAGGCACTTTCCGCGGGATACACGCGCTTATTCCTCTCAGGGCTCTGGTATTGGGATGAATTTTACCCAGATCAACTAATAGGCTTTGTTGGCTCGGGGTTACCCCGAGGTTTCTCATGGAGGCGAATTGTAATCGGAGAGCACCATGAGGTGTATCCAAATAGTGCTGTGGAGGAGCCTGGGCCCCAGGAGGTACGGTAATTGAGCGAATCCCTGCTCAAACCGAGTCACCGCTTTGGGTAGGCTTTTAATTCGTCACCGACCCATCATTTGGGACATCATCGTCATCATGGGAAAATTCATCTCTTTCATCATCTCCATGCACTTTGGCATCATTTCTTGCATCATGGTTGTGTCTTTCATGACGATTTCGCACAGCTTTGGCATTAATTCTTTGACGACTTCTTTCTGTTCGTCACTGGATAGGTTCGCGAAACTTTTCACAAAATCGTCTATTCTTTTTCTTTCTTCATTCATCAGAATCACCTCCTCCCTAAAAAGAGTCGTTTAAGCCTCTTTTGCGTGCGCTGCGCACTCTTTGTAATCATAACCTTTTGATGCCCACGTTGAGCAGGTGTTTTTTTCAATCTGACCAACGTTGATTTTTTCCACCAGAAGCGATGAGTTCTACATTGACCATAATTGGAATATTTGACCTGCCTTGGTTGAGTAAATCGATGACTTCTGGAAATTGCTTCCACCTTGGGGGAAGGAATTCCACGTATTCCGCTTAACGGATTCGCCAAACTTCATGATTATTAGGAAGGCTTTCATCATATTTCTATGGATTTGCATTCGCCGTAGCGAGTATCCGAAAAGGTCAACCTAAACATCTTCAACTCGCCGCAGCGAATGCTCTGGGCGTATCTTGGTTTTGGCCCACGCCATCACTGTTGGTATCGCTGGGGTTCTTTATTCCGTTTTTTGGTTTTGGGCCATCATCTGCTTCACGAACTCATCCATCCCCTGGTTTCCTGCACTTCGAATTGTTTTGGCGAATTCGATGGCTTCCAGAATATCCTTTTCCTCGATCCCGATTCGTTTGGCTTCACTATAGTGGTAGGAAAAACACTTTTGGCAATGACCAGCAATAGCAGCGGCGATTCCGACTAATTCTCTGGTTTTTACGTCCATTGGGTATTCCCCCCTTTATTGGTCATGAGATCAAACCAGGTTGGCTTCTTCCGTTACCCACAGCATCCCGGACCGGCGCTGGGGCCGCAACAGCCTGACATGGGTCGATTCATTCCACTTCCTTTGGAACCGCCCATAACCATGATGTTTCCGAAAACTCGGGCTACCTTTTTACTCCCACATTTGGGGCAGGTGACCTTTAATCCCTTTTCCTGTTCAGAAATCGTGGCGTAAATTTCGATTTTTTCACCACACTCGGTGCAGACGTATTCGTAGGTGGGCATACAAAGACCTCCTTTAGGACTCAATTTTTTCTTTTATCGCCGAAATAGCTTCTGCGGGTGTAGGGACACCCATAGAAACAACCTCATCATCGTCACCGATGGTGATAATCGGCAGGACCATGGCTCCAAAGGACTGAATGAGTCGCACGACCCCGGAATGGTTTTTCAAGTCCTTATCCTGAATGACGTTCACAACCTCCGTCTTAAATCCCAGTTCCTTTTCGATGGCATTTTTGAGGTTTGTAATCTCCTCTTCTGATTGCCCGATGGGTCCACAGCATGAAGACCGAGGTCCACAGGGGAACTGTTGAGGCATCATAAATATTCTCACCGTTTGGTTATTTTCTGTCATAACGACACCTCCTTATTGTTTACGATAAAACCCGTGCTCGCTACGTTTTAGTTCAAGCGTGCTTGAAATATTGAACGCCCTTCGGTTCAAAAAAGATTAAAGAAATAGCCAGCCACGACACAACCGACAAAACTCAACCCTACGTAGAGCGCAAGTACCCTTTTCTTGAAAACGCCGGAAAGCATGGCGATTGACGGAAGAGAAAGTCCCGGTCCACCCAAGAGGTAAGCTAAAGTGGCACCACCGCCCATACCCTTTTGGATTAATGCCAGTGCAGTTGGCACTTCCACATAGGTGCAGACATAAGCGAGGATGGCGACAAACGAAGCCACCAAAACCGAATTGATTCCCTTGCCACCGACAAAATTGACCACTACGCTGGTAGGAATGAGGACCTTAATGGCTCCGGCAATGATGACTGCTAAAATAAGGTAGTAGTTCAGTTGCAGGAAGAAATCCCACGCTGTTTCCACCAGTTTCCCCATCCTCTGCGAAAAACGCAATCGCGCATCCCCCGTGGGTAGGACAAAGCACGCACCGGTGACATCGGTTTTGACCTCAGACACAATGGGTAAATGCCACAACCCATCCTTATCCCGGTCAAGGATTCCAGCTTCACCCAAAAGATAGAGTTTTTCTTCCTCATTGGGAGCCAGTTTTTCAGTGGGTAATTTACCAGGGTTTTTGGAGAGGGCCATGCCCACTCGAAAGGCAAACTGCTGTAACTCCGGTGAAAGATTGGGTGTGATTGCCAGTTTTACGAACCTCCTCAGTAACCGTTCTTTCCTTTGCCAATATGATAGAACACCGCCGACGCTCAGGGCAATAAAAAAGGTACCCAAAATTCGGCCAATTGCCAGTTTCCAACCCAAAATTCCGGCGGTGATGAAAACAGCCGGGACGTTGAGCATGGGAGCGGCGATGAGAAAAGCCATGGTGGGACCCAGGGGGATACCGGCCTGCACCATTCCCGCAAGCACTGGTACAATCCCACAAGAACAAATGGGAATGACCGCTCCGGCGACAGCCGCGGCAAGGTTTGCTTTGAATCCTCCGTAGCCCATTCTCTTTTTCACCGTTTCCCAGGGTACGAACACCACTAACCCGGCTGCAATGAACATTCCCACCACCCAATACTGGAATAACTCTACCAGCACAGCTACACTTTTGACGTAGACAAACCATAAAACTTGAGGGATATTCCAGGATAGCGGAGTCGGAATGTCAACCAGTCTTGCTTCAGGCCCAGTTATACCCTTGGGTTGTAAAAGTCCGTACTGGAAAAGGGCAGAAAAGGAGAGGTTCTGGGTGTACACGTATACCAGACCACTCAGGTAGAAGATGACTACAATCAGGAGATTAATCCACTCCTTCTTCATGGGTTTTCGAAGCATCTTGGTTACCTCCTTTCGGAAATAGCTGGGTGATGATTTTTTGCCATTCTGCACTATTGACGCCAATCACGCATTTCCCATTCTTACGGAGCGATAACCGTTTTTCTAAGCGCAATGTATCGAGTGCAAAAATTTCCTCCGGGAGTCTAGATATGAATTTAATGCAAAATTCTTGGCACGGATTTTCGGATTTGATGATGGAGTAGTAAACCCACCTACCCATTTTATTTTCTTGCACAAGATTCACTGATTTCAGGATATTGAGGTGTTTCGAAACGTTGTACTGGTTTTCCAAGAGAGCGTCCATAATTTCGCAAACACAAATCGCCCTTCCGGATTGAACCAGCAAACGCACGATCCGCAAACGGGTCTTGTCTGATAATGCTTTAAAAAGCTTGGTAAGGTCTTCTATCTTCATTCACTTCATCCATTCTTTTTATATTCATATATGCGTAAGTAAGTATACAAAGAAAATCAGTTTTTGTCAAACCATCACAGGCCATGAAAACTGAAAAACGGTGAGATTGCCATTTGAAACCCCTTCGTACCATTTAAAATTCCCTGAAAAGGAAGTGAAACGAGAGATTGATAAGATTGGGCTTACCGGAGAAATTCAGCACTTTTTCGCGTTTTGTGTCTGAAGGTGAAGTGCGCTTTTATATCCTTGTGGCAGGAATATGGTCTTATCAAATGTGTTTCTGTCTGTTCTGTAACGCTGGAAAACTCCCCACTTGGGGGAGTATCGGTTTACCCTTCCGGGGAATCGCTTTACGATTATCCGTCCCCATACCACGGAAGCAGTACCAAGAGGGGAAAAGAGAAAAATTTATGTCAGTGGACCGACAGTGATGTTGGGCTACAACTCCCGTTCTGATGAGGCTGCACAGGTTCTTCAAGAACATGAGGATGGTTTTATTTGACTTCACACCGGTGACTTGGGTTTTATGGGTGAATACGGATATAAAGGGTTATTGAGAGCCATTCTGCGGTTCTCAAGTCCAGTGTGGTCGTTGTGTCCAACGAGTATGCCCTGAATCGAGTTAAAACGTTTGTAATATTAAAGGAAACGGTCCGTTCCGGGGAATACATGGCA from Atribacterota bacterium includes:
- a CDS encoding metalloregulator ArsR/SmtB family transcription factor; this encodes MKIEDLTKLFKALSDKTRLRIVRLLVQSGRAICVCEIMDALLENQYNVSKHLNILKSVNLVQENKMGRWVYYSIIKSENPCQEFCIKFISRLPEEIFALDTLRLEKRLSLRKNGKCVIGVNSAEWQKIITQLFPKGGNQDASKTHEEGVD
- a CDS encoding zinc ribbon domain-containing protein, with amino-acid sequence MPTYEYVCTECGEKIEIYATISEQEKGLKVTCPKCGSKKVARVFGNIMVMGGSKGSGMNRPMSGCCGPSAGPGCCG
- a CDS encoding permease, which encodes MLRKPMKKEWINLLIVVIFYLSGLVYVYTQNLSFSALFQYGLLQPKGITGPEARLVDIPTPLSWNIPQVLWFVYVKSVAVLVELFQYWVVGMFIAAGLVVFVPWETVKKRMGYGGFKANLAAAVAGAVIPICSCGIVPVLAGMVQAGIPLGPTMAFLIAAPMLNVPAVFITAGILGWKLAIGRILGTFFIALSVGGVLSYWQRKERLLRRFVKLAITPNLSPELQQFAFRVGMALSKNPGKLPTEKLAPNEEEKLYLLGEAGILDRDKDGLWHLPIVSEVKTDVTGACFVLPTGDARLRFSQRMGKLVETAWDFFLQLNYYLILAVIIAGAIKVLIPTSVVVNFVGGKGINSVLVASFVAILAYVCTYVEVPTALALIQKGMGGGATLAYLLGGPGLSLPSIAMLSGVFKKRVLALYVGLSFVGCVVAGYFFNLF
- a CDS encoding carboxymuconolactone decarboxylase family protein, yielding MDVKTRELVGIAAAIAGHCQKCFSYHYSEAKRIGIEEKDILEAIEFAKTIRSAGNQGMDEFVKQMMAQNQKTE